One window of Xanthomonas sp. 10-10 genomic DNA carries:
- a CDS encoding RHS repeat-associated core domain-containing protein — MKDLERWMHEKSPRGTLFGLLLALVAALSYLVPMQKAYAGDSALCNAGTSLCDQGQAYLNALREGNEAICISGGVNIHSGKVNDRTYTQRYEAVVECYRAFDNFTWVSYLDSSFYASTCTARPSIAPAAGSTGKVCQQGCEYTVGTNGSQPVATPNGAVCASPPPIDPGKNNGCCDATTGPTTAGNPANVFTGAKLETAVDYRAPVGHLEFVRYYSSAAGLQPVTALGSTWRHSYARALTVADAATVVLTRPSGNFYTFKKSANGTWTPDWDVREVLTELLDNGVRTGWQVTTADDMQETFGPDGKLTGMAYPDGERLTLTYAGAQLQSVRDLRGRQIVFTYQAGRIVQATLPDGSILGYGYDTQGRLSSVALQAAGASASSMVASYGYGDSRFPDALTTHRDAQGQVYASWSYDAQKRVTRSVHGNPAGAIDQFTIAYAGTASTVTTPSENTITRTGLSKLGQAKVAAVKGLCPECTGASFQSRSYDGNGYPDLEVDFAGVSTDWNYNHRGLLTSRIDAANDTAGRKRTMQTDWHASLRQPVDRRSYDAANALVARTTWTYNARGQALTVSQLDPAGAAARVATRRYCEDADVAAGSCPLAGALLSSDGPRTDIADSTSYSYYLSDDASCAATPTTCAHRKGDLWKVTSALGRVTEYLAYDGAGRPLSIKDANGIVTDYSYHPRGWLTATKVRGADASSEADDRITRIDYWPTGLVKQVTQPDGAFTAFTYDAAHRLTDITDNVGNTIHYTLDNAGNRVKEDTKDAAGTLKRTLSRVYNELGQLKTQATAVGDPTDFGYDANGNPTTVTDALATATQSEYDPLNRLSRTLQDVAGIKAGTTFDYDALDNLTKVTDPKGLDTKYEYNGFGDLVKLTSPDTGVTSYTYDSAGNRATQTDARGNTTAYGYDALNRLTKVTYPTSGLNVSYTHDVTQTACANGETFSIGRLTRMQDGGAITQYCYNRFGDLVRKVQTSNGKALVLRYDYTVGGQLRRMTYPDGAVVDYVRNSQGQTTEVGVTPAGGSRQVLLGNASYYPFGPAAGWTYGNGRILARQYDLDYRPQAIQDTRPGGLDVGFGFDPAGNLTALTPAGNPTPEIGLGYDALGRLTGLKDGRTGTLIDGYSYDATGNRLSAKVGTATQAYTYPADSHRLSAVAGVARSYDATGNTTAIGGTARQYTYDTTGRMTQARRAGAVTMNYRYNGRGEQVRRFLGTTNTYTLYDEAGHWLGDYDSNGAPKQQAIWLDDLPVGLLANANTLYYIEPDHLGSPRVVIDPTRDVAVWTWSLKGEAFGNTAPNQDPDGDGAAVILDMRFPGQRYDAASGFNQNFFRDYESYTGRYVESDPTGLIGGISTYSYVSSDPYNFVDIYGLEIVLPWLAPTLARPAVLPRPIATPLDSAAPIPWSGQEDPNGEYCRSLARKIENTSQEIYGKRYPDLLSNPAGLPWRIGPGEALKDTVRGHEKLLNRRLGELRKLENEYSRKCQRWACL, encoded by the coding sequence ATGAAGGATCTTGAGCGTTGGATGCACGAAAAAAGTCCTCGCGGCACTTTGTTTGGACTTCTGCTTGCACTCGTTGCAGCGCTTTCTTATTTGGTCCCAATGCAAAAGGCTTACGCTGGAGACTCAGCTCTTTGCAATGCGGGCACTAGCCTATGTGACCAAGGGCAGGCATATCTCAATGCTTTGAGGGAAGGCAACGAAGCGATTTGCATCTCTGGAGGCGTAAATATTCACAGTGGAAAAGTGAACGATCGAACATACACCCAGCGTTACGAAGCAGTCGTCGAATGCTATCGCGCATTTGATAACTTCACTTGGGTTTCCTATTTAGACAGTAGCTTTTACGCCTCCACCTGCACCGCTCGCCCATCCATTGCACCTGCAGCCGGCAGCACCGGCAAAGTCTGCCAACAAGGCTGCGAGTACACCGTCGGCACCAACGGCAGCCAGCCAGTCGCCACGCCCAACGGCGCAGTCTGCGCATCTCCTCCACCAATCGATCCCGGCAAGAACAACGGCTGTTGCGACGCCACCACCGGGCCGACCACGGCTGGCAACCCCGCTAACGTGTTCACCGGGGCCAAACTCGAAACCGCAGTCGATTACCGCGCCCCGGTTGGACATCTGGAGTTCGTACGCTATTACAGCAGCGCAGCTGGCTTGCAACCCGTTACCGCACTCGGTTCCACATGGCGGCATAGCTACGCACGTGCATTGACGGTGGCCGATGCAGCAACCGTGGTCCTGACCCGTCCCAGCGGCAATTTCTACACCTTCAAGAAGTCTGCCAACGGGACCTGGACGCCCGACTGGGACGTGCGCGAAGTGCTGACCGAACTCCTCGACAACGGCGTGCGGACCGGCTGGCAAGTCACCACTGCAGACGATATGCAGGAAACCTTCGGCCCCGACGGCAAACTGACCGGCATGGCCTATCCGGATGGCGAGCGACTGACGTTGACCTATGCCGGCGCGCAATTGCAGTCGGTGCGGGACCTACGCGGCCGGCAGATCGTATTTACCTACCAAGCCGGCAGGATCGTCCAGGCCACGCTCCCCGATGGCTCAATCCTCGGTTATGGCTATGACACCCAAGGACGCTTGAGCTCGGTGGCCTTGCAGGCGGCAGGGGCATCGGCCTCCTCAATGGTGGCCAGCTATGGATATGGCGATTCACGTTTTCCGGATGCGCTGACGACACATCGCGATGCACAAGGCCAGGTCTATGCGTCATGGAGCTACGATGCGCAAAAACGCGTGACCCGCAGCGTGCATGGCAATCCAGCAGGCGCGATCGACCAATTCACGATTGCCTATGCAGGTACCGCCTCTACCGTCACAACGCCATCAGAAAACACCATCACGCGCACTGGCCTTTCCAAGCTCGGCCAGGCCAAGGTGGCAGCTGTCAAAGGGCTGTGCCCGGAATGCACAGGTGCGTCGTTCCAGTCCCGCAGCTATGACGGCAATGGCTATCCCGATCTGGAGGTCGATTTTGCCGGCGTCTCCACTGACTGGAACTACAACCATCGCGGCCTCCTGACCAGCAGGATCGATGCCGCCAACGATACGGCCGGCCGCAAGCGCACGATGCAAACCGACTGGCACGCCAGCTTGCGTCAACCTGTAGACCGCCGCAGCTATGACGCCGCCAATGCGCTGGTGGCCAGGACAACCTGGACCTACAACGCCAGAGGCCAGGCACTGACCGTCTCGCAACTCGACCCCGCCGGCGCTGCAGCGCGTGTCGCCACGCGGCGCTATTGCGAAGATGCCGATGTCGCTGCAGGCAGCTGTCCGCTAGCAGGTGCGCTGCTGTCCAGCGATGGCCCGCGCACCGATATCGCCGACAGCACGAGCTACAGCTACTACCTCAGCGATGATGCGAGCTGCGCCGCAACACCTACGACCTGTGCGCATCGCAAAGGCGACTTGTGGAAAGTCACAAGCGCCCTAGGCCGCGTCACCGAATACCTGGCCTACGACGGCGCCGGCCGCCCGCTGTCCATCAAGGACGCCAACGGCATCGTCACCGACTACAGCTACCACCCGCGCGGTTGGCTGACCGCCACCAAGGTGCGCGGGGCCGATGCGTCCAGCGAGGCCGATGACCGCATCACCCGCATCGACTACTGGCCCACCGGCCTGGTCAAGCAGGTCACCCAGCCCGATGGCGCGTTCACCGCCTTCACCTACGATGCCGCGCATCGGCTGACCGATATCACCGATAACGTGGGCAACACCATCCACTACACCCTGGACAATGCCGGCAATCGCGTCAAGGAAGACACCAAGGACGCGGCCGGCACGTTGAAGCGCACGCTTTCGCGCGTCTACAACGAGCTCGGCCAACTCAAGACGCAGGCCACCGCCGTGGGCGATCCCACCGACTTCGGCTACGACGCCAACGGCAACCCCACCACCGTGACCGATGCGCTGGCAACCGCAACCCAGAGCGAATACGACCCGCTCAACCGGCTCTCGCGCACGCTGCAGGATGTGGCCGGCATCAAGGCGGGCACCACCTTCGACTACGACGCGCTGGACAACCTCACAAAGGTCACCGACCCCAAGGGCCTGGATACCAAATACGAGTACAACGGCTTTGGCGATCTGGTGAAGCTCACCAGCCCGGACACCGGCGTCACCAGCTACACCTACGACAGCGCCGGCAACCGCGCCACCCAGACCGACGCGCGCGGCAATACCACCGCCTACGGCTACGACGCGCTCAATCGCCTGACCAAGGTCACCTACCCCACCAGCGGCCTCAACGTCAGCTACACCCACGACGTGACGCAGACGGCCTGCGCGAACGGGGAGACCTTCTCCATCGGCCGCCTGACCAGGATGCAGGACGGCGGCGCCATCACCCAGTACTGCTACAACCGCTTCGGCGATCTGGTGCGCAAGGTGCAGACCAGCAACGGCAAGGCGCTGGTACTGCGCTACGACTACACCGTCGGCGGCCAGTTGCGCCGCATGACCTATCCCGACGGTGCAGTGGTCGATTATGTGCGCAACTCGCAAGGCCAGACCACCGAGGTCGGCGTGACCCCGGCCGGCGGCAGCCGCCAGGTGCTGCTGGGCAACGCCAGCTACTACCCGTTCGGTCCGGCTGCCGGCTGGACCTATGGCAATGGCCGAATCCTCGCCCGCCAGTACGATCTGGACTACCGCCCGCAGGCGATTCAGGACACCCGCCCGGGTGGGCTGGACGTGGGCTTCGGCTTCGACCCGGCCGGCAACCTCACCGCACTGACCCCAGCCGGCAATCCCACGCCCGAAATCGGCCTGGGCTACGATGCCCTGGGCCGCCTGACCGGCCTCAAGGACGGCCGCACCGGTACCCTGATCGACGGCTACAGCTACGACGCCACCGGCAACCGCCTCAGCGCCAAGGTCGGCACTGCCACGCAGGCCTACACCTACCCGGCCGACAGCCACCGCCTCAGTGCGGTGGCCGGCGTGGCCCGCAGTTACGACGCTACCGGCAACACCACCGCCATCGGCGGCACCGCGCGCCAATACACCTACGACACCACCGGCCGCATGACCCAGGCCCGCCGCGCCGGCGCGGTGACCATGAACTACCGCTACAACGGCCGTGGCGAGCAGGTGCGCCGCTTCTTAGGCACCACCAACACCTACACGCTCTATGACGAAGCAGGCCATTGGCTAGGCGACTACGACAGCAACGGCGCGCCCAAGCAGCAGGCGATCTGGCTGGACGACCTACCGGTCGGCCTGCTAGCCAATGCCAACACGCTGTACTACATCGAACCCGACCACCTGGGCAGCCCACGCGTGGTGATCGACCCCACCCGCGATGTGGCGGTGTGGACGTGGAGCTTGAAGGGCGAAGCCTTCGGCAACACCGCGCCAAATCAGGATCCTGATGGGGATGGTGCGGCGGTGATATTGGATATGCGGTTTCCGGGGCAGCGGTACGACGCTGCGAGTGGATTCAATCAAAACTTCTTCAGAGATTACGAATCTTATACTGGCCGCTATGTCGAATCAGACCCTACTGGCCTTATTGGCGGCATTAGTACGTATTCCTATGTAAGCTCTGATCCCTACAATTTCGTCGACATATACGGACTTGAAATTGTTTTACCGTGGCTGGCACCCACCCTAGCAAGACCAGCGGTGCTACCACGCCCTATCGCTACGCCGCTCGATTCCGCAGCCCCAATTCCCTGGAGTGGACAAGAAGATCCGAATGGCGAGTATTGCCGAAGCCTTGCGAGGAAAATTGAGAATACTAGCCAAGAAATTTATGGAAAGAGGTACCCTGATCTACTTTCAAATCCCGCCGGCCTCCCCTGGCGGATCGGGCCCGGCGAAGCACTAAAAGACACGGTTAGGGGTCATGAAAAACTACTAAATAGAAGGCTTGGCGAACTTCGAAAGTTGGAAAATGAATATTCTCGCAAATGCCAAAGATGGGCATGCCTGTGA
- the rimK gene encoding 30S ribosomal protein S6--L-glutamate ligase yields the protein MSRPRRVPAAMKIAILSRNSKLYSTRRLIEAGRKRGHTVRILDPLRCYMRIAADGFSLHYKGKPITGFDAVIPRIGASVTRYATAVLRQLEFMGTYTPNPSDAILRSRDKLRAHQLLAAQGIDMPVTVFGDNPDDTQDLLSMLGPPPHVVKLNEGAQGAGVILTEKASASRGVVEALRGLYANFIVQEFIGEAEGADLRCFVVGDRVVAAMRRQAAEGDFRSNLHLGGTAAVAQATEQEQQVAVRSARALGLAVAGVDLIRSKRGPLVLEVNSTPGLEGVEGVCGVDVAASIIQHLEQSAR from the coding sequence ATGTCCAGGCCGCGCCGTGTTCCTGCTGCGATGAAAATCGCCATTCTTTCGCGCAACAGCAAGCTGTATTCGACCCGGCGGCTCATCGAGGCCGGGCGCAAGCGTGGCCATACCGTGCGCATCCTCGACCCGTTGCGTTGCTACATGCGCATCGCCGCCGACGGCTTCAGCCTGCACTACAAGGGCAAGCCGATCACCGGCTTCGATGCGGTGATTCCACGCATCGGCGCCTCGGTGACCCGCTATGCCACCGCGGTGCTGCGCCAGCTCGAGTTCATGGGCACCTACACGCCCAATCCCTCCGATGCCATCCTGCGTTCGCGCGACAAGCTGCGTGCGCATCAACTGCTGGCCGCGCAGGGCATCGACATGCCGGTCACCGTGTTCGGCGACAACCCGGACGACACCCAGGACCTGCTCTCCATGCTCGGCCCGCCACCGCATGTGGTGAAGTTGAACGAGGGTGCCCAGGGCGCCGGGGTGATCCTGACCGAGAAGGCCAGCGCCTCGCGTGGGGTGGTCGAAGCGCTGCGCGGGCTCTATGCCAATTTCATCGTGCAGGAGTTCATCGGCGAGGCCGAAGGCGCCGACCTGCGCTGCTTCGTGGTCGGGGACCGCGTCGTCGCAGCGATGCGCCGTCAGGCGGCCGAGGGCGACTTCCGCTCCAACCTGCATCTTGGCGGCACCGCTGCGGTGGCCCAGGCTACCGAGCAGGAGCAGCAGGTGGCGGTGCGATCGGCGCGCGCGCTGGGCCTGGCGGTCGCCGGCGTCGACCTCATCCGATCCAAGCGCGGGCCGCTGGTACTGGAGGTCAATTCGACCCCTGGCCTGGAAGGCGTGGAAGGCGTCTGCGGCGTCGATGTGGCCGCCAGCATCATTCAGCATCTGGAGCAATCGGCCCGTTGA
- a CDS encoding SymE family type I addiction module toxin: MSRAQSPTAKRSKSNAKRAATAKRSTTPAKDTQPMRLVPSPTFDVDNLDVDRRHRPRVDDLPPRPPRKARTPTRCTVGYAFYDAEPGRPHSQRIPSVCLRGLWLEQLGFAVGCKLQITAREGELVVTVVER; this comes from the coding sequence ATGAGCCGGGCGCAGTCTCCAACCGCCAAGCGGTCCAAATCAAATGCCAAGCGCGCCGCTACCGCAAAGCGGTCGACCACGCCGGCAAAGGACACGCAGCCCATGCGGCTGGTGCCCTCGCCCACGTTCGATGTGGACAACCTGGACGTCGACCGTCGCCACAGGCCTCGCGTGGACGATCTGCCGCCGCGTCCACCGCGCAAGGCGCGCACGCCAACGCGCTGCACGGTAGGTTATGCGTTCTACGATGCAGAACCCGGCCGGCCGCATAGCCAGCGGATTCCCAGCGTGTGCTTGCGCGGGCTGTGGCTGGAGCAGTTGGGGTTTGCGGTTGGGTGCAAGCTGCAGATCACTGCGCGCGAGGGCGAGTTGGTGGTGACGGTGGTGGAGCGCTGA
- the coaE gene encoding dephospho-CoA kinase (Dephospho-CoA kinase (CoaE) performs the final step in coenzyme A biosynthesis.): MSDFIVGLTGGIASGKSALAAEFEKLGVPVIDADIVARQVVTPGPILDAITEQFGHGILLPDGTLDRQALRQIVFGDPTQRRTLEAITHPAIRAELQRAALAADSLYAIVAIPLLTEAGGRMTYPWLDRILAVDVPVATQHARLIQRDGSTPALADQMIAAQASREQRLAIADDVVSNEGHAKHLAGASAKLDADYRVRALAKRGTAATFQHS, encoded by the coding sequence ATGAGCGATTTCATCGTCGGCCTCACTGGCGGCATCGCCTCCGGCAAGAGTGCCCTCGCCGCCGAGTTCGAGAAACTGGGCGTACCCGTGATTGATGCCGATATCGTTGCGCGGCAGGTCGTGACGCCCGGTCCCATCCTCGATGCCATCACCGAGCAGTTCGGCCACGGGATCCTGTTACCGGATGGGACACTGGACCGCCAAGCGCTGCGTCAGATCGTCTTCGGCGATCCCACGCAACGGCGGACGCTCGAAGCGATCACCCATCCTGCAATTCGGGCCGAGCTACAACGTGCGGCACTGGCCGCCGATAGCCTCTACGCCATCGTCGCGATCCCCTTGCTCACAGAAGCCGGCGGGCGGATGACGTACCCGTGGCTGGACCGCATCCTGGCTGTCGATGTCCCGGTTGCGACGCAGCACGCGCGACTGATTCAGCGCGACGGCAGTACACCAGCGTTGGCCGATCAAATGATTGCCGCTCAAGCCTCGCGCGAACAGCGCTTGGCCATTGCCGATGATGTCGTGAGCAACGAGGGTCATGCAAAACACCTGGCAGGAGCGTCAGCCAAGCTGGATGCGGACTATCGCGTACGCGCGTTGGCCAAGCGGGGCACGGCAGCCACCTTCCAGCATTCCTGA
- a CDS encoding A24 family peptidase translates to MAFLDQHPGLGFPAAAGLGLLIGSFLNVVILRLPKRMEWQWRRDAREILELPDIYEPPPPGIVVEPSHDPVTGDKLKWWENIPLFSWLMLRGKSRYSGKPISLQYPLVELLTSILCVASVWRFGFGWQGFGAIVLSCFLVAMSGIDLRHKLLPDQLTLPLMWLGLVGSMDNLYMPAKPALLGAAVGYVSLWTVWWLFKQLTGKEGMGHGDFKLLAALGAWCGLKGILPIILISSLVGAILGSIWLVAKGRDRATPIPFGPYLAIAGWVVFFWGNDLVDGYLHFAGLR, encoded by the coding sequence ATGGCATTTCTAGACCAGCATCCCGGTCTCGGCTTTCCCGCCGCGGCCGGACTGGGACTGCTGATCGGCAGCTTCCTGAACGTGGTAATCCTGCGCTTGCCCAAGCGCATGGAGTGGCAGTGGCGGCGCGATGCGCGCGAAATCCTGGAGCTGCCGGACATCTACGAGCCGCCGCCGCCGGGGATCGTGGTGGAGCCCTCGCACGACCCCGTCACCGGCGACAAGCTCAAGTGGTGGGAGAACATCCCGCTCTTTAGCTGGCTGATGCTGCGCGGCAAGTCGCGCTACAGCGGCAAGCCGATCTCCCTCCAGTACCCGCTGGTGGAGCTGTTGACCTCGATCCTGTGCGTGGCCAGCGTCTGGCGCTTCGGCTTTGGCTGGCAAGGCTTCGGCGCAATCGTACTGAGCTGCTTCCTGGTGGCGATGTCGGGCATCGACCTGCGCCACAAGCTGCTGCCGGACCAGCTGACCCTGCCGCTGATGTGGCTGGGCCTGGTCGGCTCGATGGACAACCTCTACATGCCGGCCAAGCCCGCCCTGCTGGGCGCGGCGGTCGGCTATGTCTCGCTGTGGACGGTGTGGTGGCTGTTCAAGCAGCTCACCGGCAAGGAAGGCATGGGCCACGGCGACTTCAAGCTACTGGCCGCGCTCGGCGCCTGGTGCGGGCTGAAAGGCATCCTGCCGATCATCCTGATTTCCTCGCTGGTCGGCGCCATCCTCGGCTCGATCTGGCTGGTGGCCAAGGGCCGCGACCGCGCCACCCCGATTCCCTTCGGCCCCTACCTGGCCATTGCCGGCTGGGTGGTTTTCTTCTGGGGCAACGATCTGGTGGACGGCTACCTGCACTTCGCAGGCTTGCGTTGA
- a CDS encoding response regulator transcription factor — protein MRILVIEDNSDIAANLGDYLEDRGHTVDFAADGVTGLHLAVVHEFDAIVLDLNLPGMDGIEVCRKLRNEARKQTPVLMLTARDSLDNKLAGFDSGADDYLIKPFALQEVEVRLNALSRRGKGVHTRVLETGDLEYNLDTLEVRRRGKLLQLNPTALKILQALMEASPAVVTRQELETRVWGEELPDSDSLRVHIHGLRAVVDKPFDVPMIQTRHGIGYRIASPDA, from the coding sequence GTGCGAATTCTAGTAATTGAAGACAACAGCGATATCGCCGCCAATCTGGGCGACTATCTTGAAGACCGTGGCCACACTGTGGATTTCGCCGCCGATGGCGTCACTGGCCTGCATCTGGCGGTGGTGCACGAGTTCGACGCCATCGTGCTCGATCTCAACCTGCCCGGCATGGACGGCATCGAGGTCTGTCGCAAGCTGCGCAACGAAGCGCGCAAGCAGACGCCGGTGCTGATGCTGACCGCGCGCGATTCGCTGGACAACAAGCTGGCCGGTTTCGACTCCGGTGCCGACGACTACCTGATCAAGCCGTTCGCGCTGCAGGAAGTGGAAGTGCGCCTCAACGCGCTGTCGCGTCGTGGCAAGGGCGTGCACACCCGCGTGCTGGAAACCGGCGACCTGGAATACAACCTGGATACGCTGGAGGTGCGCCGCCGCGGCAAGCTGCTGCAGCTCAACCCGACCGCGCTGAAGATCCTGCAGGCGTTGATGGAGGCATCGCCGGCCGTGGTTACCCGCCAGGAGCTGGAAACCCGCGTCTGGGGCGAAGAATTGCCCGATTCGGATTCGCTGCGCGTGCATATCCACGGTCTGCGCGCGGTGGTCGACAAGCCTTTCGACGTGCCGATGATCCAGACCCGTCACGGCATTGGCTACCGCATCGCCTCGCCCGATGCCTGA
- a CDS encoding HAMP domain-containing sensor histidine kinase: MPESAIGLRPARKRGRYRRRLRSRIILSFVLLGFCLTTLFAFATNWARARVENQLVEDVMNRNIDAFAQRFYSDPLRNPDLPVQQMRGRVVKSDKFDALRLEQPEWYQLPDGIHTISGVDDGGNAYSYKLAVRKTPSEWFFLAYDMTQTLKGEIQLKRTLMLSVLVFSGFSLLIGWWSASKVMRPVSDLAARLRAYRGGTSEPKPLAAHFPDDEVGQLAEALDDYSARLTEVVQRDREFNADVSHELRTPLAVIRGATELLLTKPNLDEKMLQRLQRIQRAEQQCSDLIGSLLLLSRNERGQGSSNVAKVAEQLIDAHRAQLGGKPLELLLEGERDLVIDAPESALSVALGNLIGNAVKYTQDGQVRVRVRGDCVEVIDSGPGLSEEDAAKLFQRGYRGTHAGHSQGGGIGLSIVSRLCDLYGWRVSVRPGQQRGVIATLAFHR, translated from the coding sequence ATGCCTGAGAGTGCCATTGGCCTGCGGCCCGCGCGCAAGCGCGGCCGCTACCGGCGGCGCCTGCGCAGCCGCATCATTCTGTCGTTCGTGCTGTTGGGGTTCTGCCTGACCACGCTGTTCGCCTTCGCCACCAACTGGGCGCGTGCGCGCGTGGAAAACCAGCTGGTCGAAGACGTAATGAACCGCAATATCGACGCCTTCGCGCAGCGGTTCTATTCCGACCCGCTGCGTAACCCGGATTTGCCGGTGCAGCAGATGCGCGGGCGCGTGGTCAAAAGCGACAAGTTCGATGCGCTGCGGCTGGAGCAGCCGGAGTGGTATCAACTGCCCGACGGCATCCATACCATCTCCGGCGTGGACGACGGCGGCAACGCGTATTCGTACAAACTGGCGGTGCGCAAGACACCGAGCGAGTGGTTCTTCCTCGCCTACGACATGACCCAGACCCTCAAGGGCGAGATCCAGCTCAAGCGCACGCTGATGCTCTCGGTGCTGGTGTTCAGCGGCTTCTCGTTGTTGATCGGCTGGTGGTCCGCATCCAAGGTGATGCGCCCGGTGTCGGACCTGGCCGCGCGCCTGCGTGCCTACCGCGGCGGCACCAGCGAACCCAAGCCGCTGGCCGCGCACTTCCCGGATGACGAAGTGGGCCAGCTTGCCGAGGCGCTGGACGATTACTCGGCCCGCCTCACCGAAGTGGTGCAGCGCGACCGCGAGTTCAACGCCGACGTCAGCCACGAATTGCGCACCCCGCTGGCGGTGATCCGTGGCGCCACCGAACTGCTGCTCACCAAGCCCAACCTGGACGAGAAGATGCTGCAACGCCTGCAGCGTATCCAGCGCGCCGAGCAACAATGCAGTGACCTGATCGGCTCGTTGCTGCTGCTCTCGCGCAACGAGCGCGGGCAAGGCAGCAGCAATGTCGCCAAGGTGGCCGAACAGCTGATCGACGCGCACCGCGCCCAGCTCGGCGGCAAACCGCTGGAGCTGCTGCTGGAAGGCGAGCGCGACCTGGTCATCGATGCGCCCGAATCCGCCTTGTCGGTGGCGCTGGGCAACCTGATCGGCAATGCGGTCAAGTACACCCAGGACGGCCAGGTGCGCGTGCGCGTGCGCGGCGACTGCGTGGAAGTGATCGACTCCGGCCCCGGCCTGAGCGAAGAGGATGCCGCCAAACTGTTCCAGCGCGGCTACCGCGGCACCCACGCCGGCCACTCGCAGGGCGGCGGCATCGGCCTGTCGATCGTCAGCCGCCTCTGCGACCTATACGGCTGGCGCGTCAGCGTACGCCCGGGCCAGCAACGCGGCGTCATAGCAACACTGGCATTCCACCGCTAA